A genome region from Macaca fascicularis isolate 582-1 chromosome 3, T2T-MFA8v1.1 includes the following:
- the FAM133B gene encoding protein FAM133B isoform X3, with protein sequence MGKRDNRVAYMNPIAMARSRGPVQSSGPTIQDYLNRPRPTWEEVKEQLEKKKKGSKALAEFEEKMNENWKKELEKHREKLLSGSESSSKKRQRKKKEKKKSGRYSSSSSSSSDSSSSSSDSEDEDKKQGKRRKKKKNRSHKSSESSMSETESDSKDSLKKKKKSKDGTEKEKDIKGLSKKRKMYSEDKPLSSESLSESEYIEEEKTKKKKKHKKHSKKKKKKAASSSPDSP encoded by the exons GCCTATATGAACCCAATAGCAATGGCGAGATCAAGAGGTCCAGTCCAGTCTTCAGGGCCAACAATACAAGATTATCTGAATCGACCAAGGCCTACCTG GGAAGAAGTAAAAGAgcaactagaaaagaaaaagaaaggctccAAGGCTTTGGctgaatttgaagaaaaaatgaatgag AACTGGAAGAAAGAACTGGAAAAACACAGGGAGAaattattaagtggaagtgagaGCTCATCCAAAAAAAGACAG agaaagaaaaaagaaaagaagaaatctggTAGG TATTCATCTTCTTCTTCATCAAGCTCTGATTCTTCCAGCAGTTCTTCTGATTCCGAAGATGAG gataagaaacaaggaaaacggagaaagaaaaagaagaaccgTTCACATAAATCTTCTGAAAGCTCCATGTCAGAAACTGAATCAGACAGTAAG gatagtttaaaaaagaaaaagaagtcaaaagatggaactgagaaagaaaag gatATTAAAGGACTcagtaaaaagagaaagatgtatTCTGAAGATAAACCTTTATCATCTGAGTCCTTGTCAGAATCAGAGTATATTGAGGAG gaaaaaacgaaaaagaaaaagaagcataagAAACAcagtaagaagaagaaaaagaaggctgCTAGTTCAAGTCCTGACTCACCATAA
- the FAM133B gene encoding protein FAM133B isoform X2: MGKRDNRVAYMNPIAMARSRGPVQSSGPTIQDYLNRPRPTWEEVKEQLEKKKKGSKALAEFEEKMNENWKKELEKHREKLLSGSESSSKKRQYSSSSSSSSDSSSSSSDSEDEDKKQGKRRKKKKNRSHKSSESSMSETESDSKDSLKKKKKSKDGTEKEKDIKGLSKKRKMYSEDKPLSSESLSESEYIEEVRAKKKKSSEEREKATEKTKKKKKHKKHSKKKKKKAASSSPDSP; the protein is encoded by the exons GCCTATATGAACCCAATAGCAATGGCGAGATCAAGAGGTCCAGTCCAGTCTTCAGGGCCAACAATACAAGATTATCTGAATCGACCAAGGCCTACCTG GGAAGAAGTAAAAGAgcaactagaaaagaaaaagaaaggctccAAGGCTTTGGctgaatttgaagaaaaaatgaatgag AACTGGAAGAAAGAACTGGAAAAACACAGGGAGAaattattaagtggaagtgagaGCTCATCCAAAAAAAGACAG TATTCATCTTCTTCTTCATCAAGCTCTGATTCTTCCAGCAGTTCTTCTGATTCCGAAGATGAG gataagaaacaaggaaaacggagaaagaaaaagaagaaccgTTCACATAAATCTTCTGAAAGCTCCATGTCAGAAACTGAATCAGACAGTAAG gatagtttaaaaaagaaaaagaagtcaaaagatggaactgagaaagaaaag gatATTAAAGGACTcagtaaaaagagaaagatgtatTCTGAAGATAAACCTTTATCATCTGAGTCCTTGTCAGAATCAGAGTATATTGAGGAG GTGcgagcaaaaaagaagaaaagcagtgaAGAACGAGAAAAAGCAACA gaaaaaacgaaaaagaaaaagaagcataagAAACAcagtaagaagaagaaaaagaaggctgCTAGTTCAAGTCCTGACTCACCATAA
- the FAM133B gene encoding protein FAM133B isoform X4, whose amino-acid sequence MGKRDNRVAYMNPIAMARSRGPVQSSGPTIQDYLNRPRPTWEEVKEQLEKKKKGSKALAEFEEKMNENWKKELEKHREKLLSGSESSSKKRQRKKKEKKKSGRYSSSSSSSSDSSSSSSDSEDEDKKQGKRRKKKKNRSHKSSESSMSETESDSKDSLKKKKKSKDGTEKEKDIKGLSKKRKMYSEDKPLSSESLSESEYIEEVRAKKKKSSEEREKATARKNEKEKEA is encoded by the exons GCCTATATGAACCCAATAGCAATGGCGAGATCAAGAGGTCCAGTCCAGTCTTCAGGGCCAACAATACAAGATTATCTGAATCGACCAAGGCCTACCTG GGAAGAAGTAAAAGAgcaactagaaaagaaaaagaaaggctccAAGGCTTTGGctgaatttgaagaaaaaatgaatgag AACTGGAAGAAAGAACTGGAAAAACACAGGGAGAaattattaagtggaagtgagaGCTCATCCAAAAAAAGACAG agaaagaaaaaagaaaagaagaaatctggTAGG TATTCATCTTCTTCTTCATCAAGCTCTGATTCTTCCAGCAGTTCTTCTGATTCCGAAGATGAG gataagaaacaaggaaaacggagaaagaaaaagaagaaccgTTCACATAAATCTTCTGAAAGCTCCATGTCAGAAACTGAATCAGACAGTAAG gatagtttaaaaaagaaaaagaagtcaaaagatggaactgagaaagaaaag gatATTAAAGGACTcagtaaaaagagaaagatgtatTCTGAAGATAAACCTTTATCATCTGAGTCCTTGTCAGAATCAGAGTATATTGAGGAG GTGcgagcaaaaaagaagaaaagcagtgaAGAACGAGAAAAAGCAACAGCAA gaaaaaacgaaaaagaaaaagaagcataa
- the FAM133B gene encoding protein FAM133B isoform X1 yields MGKRDNRVAYMNPIAMARSRGPVQSSGPTIQDYLNRPRPTWEEVKEQLEKKKKGSKALAEFEEKMNENWKKELEKHREKLLSGSESSSKKRQRKKKEKKKSGRYSSSSSSSSDSSSSSSDSEDEDKKQGKRRKKKKNRSHKSSESSMSETESDSKDSLKKKKKSKDGTEKEKDIKGLSKKRKMYSEDKPLSSESLSESEYIEEVRAKKKKSSEEREKATEKTKKKKKHKKHSKKKKKKAASSSPDSP; encoded by the exons GCCTATATGAACCCAATAGCAATGGCGAGATCAAGAGGTCCAGTCCAGTCTTCAGGGCCAACAATACAAGATTATCTGAATCGACCAAGGCCTACCTG GGAAGAAGTAAAAGAgcaactagaaaagaaaaagaaaggctccAAGGCTTTGGctgaatttgaagaaaaaatgaatgag AACTGGAAGAAAGAACTGGAAAAACACAGGGAGAaattattaagtggaagtgagaGCTCATCCAAAAAAAGACAG agaaagaaaaaagaaaagaagaaatctggTAGG TATTCATCTTCTTCTTCATCAAGCTCTGATTCTTCCAGCAGTTCTTCTGATTCCGAAGATGAG gataagaaacaaggaaaacggagaaagaaaaagaagaaccgTTCACATAAATCTTCTGAAAGCTCCATGTCAGAAACTGAATCAGACAGTAAG gatagtttaaaaaagaaaaagaagtcaaaagatggaactgagaaagaaaag gatATTAAAGGACTcagtaaaaagagaaagatgtatTCTGAAGATAAACCTTTATCATCTGAGTCCTTGTCAGAATCAGAGTATATTGAGGAG GTGcgagcaaaaaagaagaaaagcagtgaAGAACGAGAAAAAGCAACA gaaaaaacgaaaaagaaaaagaagcataagAAACAcagtaagaagaagaaaaagaaggctgCTAGTTCAAGTCCTGACTCACCATAA